In the Piscinibacter sp. XHJ-5 genome, one interval contains:
- a CDS encoding head GIN domain-containing protein: MTFLHRALAIALLLLASHAPAQTPPGKLYAPGAFDRIEIDGAAQVRLTQGERDQVFVNGDTDVQDGVDIGVANGRLMLRSAGAWKFWNRNKVQVDVQVRRLSQLTLAGATDVLAPGPIRTERLAVAISGAGTVRFDDLNAGTLRFDVSGAGDGVLSGQAGELALNVSGKGKLVADRLRVRSANVAISGVGHALLWVTDRLHVGISGVGDVEYWGRPEVTRSTSGLTSVNSLGDKR, encoded by the coding sequence ATGACCTTCCTGCACCGCGCCCTCGCAATCGCCCTGCTGCTGCTCGCATCGCATGCGCCGGCGCAGACGCCGCCCGGCAAGCTCTACGCGCCCGGCGCCTTCGATCGCATCGAGATCGACGGCGCGGCGCAGGTCCGGCTGACCCAGGGGGAGCGCGACCAGGTCTTCGTCAACGGCGACACGGACGTGCAGGACGGCGTGGACATCGGCGTCGCCAATGGCAGGCTCATGCTGCGTTCGGCCGGGGCATGGAAGTTCTGGAACAGGAACAAGGTGCAGGTCGACGTCCAGGTGCGCCGCCTCAGTCAGCTCACGCTGGCCGGCGCCACCGACGTCCTTGCGCCCGGCCCGATCCGCACCGAGCGACTGGCCGTGGCCATCTCGGGCGCCGGCACGGTCCGCTTCGACGACTTGAACGCCGGCACCTTGAGGTTCGACGTGTCCGGCGCGGGGGACGGCGTGTTGTCCGGCCAGGCCGGCGAGCTCGCGCTCAACGTGTCGGGCAAGGGCAAGCTGGTCGCCGATCGGCTGCGGGTCAGGAGCGCCAACGTCGCCATCAGCGGCGTCGGTCATGCGCTGCTGTGGGTCACCGATCGGCTGCACGTCGGCATTTCCGGTGTCGGCGATGTCGAGTACTGGGGACGGCCCGAAGTGACGCGCTCGACCTCGGGGCTGACCTCGGTCAACAGCCTGGGCGACAAGCGCTGA
- a CDS encoding S1C family serine protease, which yields MNTQATSSHLPDAVERLAASVVGLATRRHIGSGVLWRNGIVVASASALWRSSSVSLVLPSGEQARGDVRGVDGGTDLAAVSVDGGAMPVAERAVAAAPRVGEVVFAVGREPSGLTQASFGHVGSVGGEWRTWRGGRVERLIRLDGGLYPGLDGAPVADASGQVLGIASSAFSRHHGVVLPVATVDRVLDQLLAHGHVQQGYIGIAAQPVRATLDGASVEGLLVSSVAEDGPAARAGLQVADVIVKVGGQPVGSLEALRERLQVGAQVRVLVARGGQGLELSLEVAQRPSGRCR from the coding sequence ATGAACACCCAGGCCACGTCCTCTCATCTTCCCGACGCCGTGGAGCGCCTCGCCGCATCGGTGGTCGGGCTCGCCACGCGCCGCCACATCGGCTCGGGCGTGCTGTGGCGCAACGGCATCGTCGTCGCCAGCGCCTCGGCGTTGTGGCGCAGCTCCAGCGTGTCGCTGGTGCTGCCCAGCGGCGAGCAGGCGCGCGGCGACGTCCGTGGCGTCGACGGCGGCACCGACCTCGCGGCTGTCAGCGTGGACGGCGGCGCCATGCCGGTGGCCGAGCGAGCGGTGGCCGCGGCGCCGCGGGTCGGCGAGGTCGTCTTCGCCGTCGGTCGCGAGCCCTCCGGCTTGACGCAGGCGAGCTTCGGGCACGTCGGCTCCGTCGGCGGGGAATGGCGCACCTGGCGCGGCGGCCGGGTCGAGCGGCTGATCCGGCTCGACGGCGGCCTCTACCCGGGGCTCGACGGCGCGCCGGTGGCCGACGCATCGGGCCAGGTGCTGGGCATCGCGAGCAGCGCCTTCTCGCGCCACCATGGCGTCGTGCTGCCGGTGGCGACGGTCGACCGCGTGCTCGATCAGCTGCTCGCGCATGGCCATGTGCAGCAGGGCTACATCGGCATCGCGGCGCAGCCCGTGCGCGCGACCCTGGACGGCGCGAGCGTCGAGGGCCTGCTGGTCAGCTCGGTCGCCGAAGACGGCCCCGCGGCGCGCGCCGGGCTGCAGGTCGCCGACGTGATCGTCAAGGTCGGCGGCCAGCCCGTCGGCAGCCTGGAGGCCCTGCGCGAGCGGCTGCAGGTGGGCGCGCAGGTGCGCGTGCTGGTCGCGCGCGGCGGGCAAGGTCTCGAGCTTTCGCTCGAAGTGGCGCAGCGCCCGAGCGGGCGCTGCCGCTAG
- a CDS encoding LuxR C-terminal-related transcriptional regulator, whose translation MPRIVVVSPSPLLADGVAAALRAVDGWEVRVGRAEDDADAWVMLGEEIVARGPHGASAQLAADASAGRLRAAVGAVLEGLSVRESPWVAALPEHEPLTPRELEVFELLGKGLSNRDIGGVLGISAHTAKYHVGQILAKVGAATRAEAVREGLRCGLIGL comes from the coding sequence ATGCCGCGCATCGTCGTCGTGAGTCCCTCGCCGCTGCTCGCGGACGGCGTGGCCGCGGCGCTGCGCGCGGTCGACGGCTGGGAGGTGCGCGTCGGCCGCGCCGAGGACGACGCCGACGCCTGGGTGATGCTGGGCGAAGAGATCGTGGCGCGCGGCCCGCACGGCGCGAGCGCGCAGCTGGCCGCCGATGCGAGTGCCGGGCGGTTGCGCGCTGCCGTCGGCGCGGTGCTCGAGGGCCTGTCGGTGCGCGAGTCGCCGTGGGTGGCCGCATTGCCCGAGCACGAGCCGCTCACGCCGCGCGAGCTCGAGGTCTTCGAGCTGCTCGGCAAGGGCCTGTCCAATCGCGACATCGGCGGTGTGCTCGGCATTTCGGCGCACACGGCCAAGTACCACGTCGGGCAGATCCTGGCCAAGGTCGGCGCGGCCACTCGGGCCGAGGCAGTGCGCGAGGGCCTGCGCTGCGGCCTGATCGGGCTGTGA
- a CDS encoding GrpB family protein yields MITLAPYDPAWPAMFAAEAAALREVLGGLALRIEHVGSTSVPGLQAKPVIDLQVSVLSLEPMERYGDLLARAAYRHIPLGDFDRVYPFFQKPAEWPCTHHVHLCVAGSVQERDHLAFRDYLRGHPQAAGEYLALKRRLAAVHHGTTQESRERYSLSKTAFIASVLERAAVGSRS; encoded by the coding sequence GTGATCACCCTCGCGCCCTACGATCCCGCATGGCCGGCGATGTTCGCCGCCGAAGCAGCAGCGCTGCGGGAGGTCCTGGGCGGTCTTGCCCTTCGAATCGAGCATGTGGGCTCGACGTCCGTCCCCGGCCTGCAGGCCAAGCCGGTGATCGACCTGCAGGTTTCCGTGCTCTCGCTCGAGCCGATGGAAAGGTACGGCGACTTGCTGGCCCGGGCGGCCTACCGCCACATTCCCTTGGGCGACTTCGACCGCGTCTACCCCTTCTTCCAGAAGCCGGCCGAGTGGCCCTGCACCCACCACGTCCATCTTTGTGTCGCCGGCTCGGTGCAGGAGCGCGATCACCTGGCATTTCGCGACTACCTGCGCGGCCATCCGCAAGCCGCCGGCGAGTACCTCGCGCTCAAGCGTCGGCTCGCGGCCGTTCACCACGGCACCACGCAGGAGTCTCGCGAGCGCTATTCGCTGTCCAAGACCGCGTTCATCGCGTCGGTGCTGGAACGTGCCGCCGTGGGCAGCCGTTCCTGA
- a CDS encoding DUF4345 family protein, whose product MPAESSMPASQRVVQVCLFIVAAIAVLGGSLQMYLGQPQTAPRLDNVHRFMAGVYLSTGIISFWAAMTIRQQGVLVYLLALGVLLAGIGRLVSISQVGIPEPAAVWLGYLVPELLLPIVIAAAHRATRRDGQAANP is encoded by the coding sequence GTGCCTGCCGAATCGTCGATGCCCGCCAGCCAGCGTGTGGTGCAAGTCTGCTTGTTCATCGTGGCCGCGATCGCGGTGCTCGGCGGATCGCTGCAGATGTACCTGGGACAGCCGCAGACCGCGCCCCGGCTCGACAATGTCCACCGCTTCATGGCCGGGGTGTACCTGTCCACGGGCATCATCAGCTTCTGGGCCGCCATGACGATCCGGCAGCAGGGCGTGCTGGTGTACCTGCTGGCGCTCGGGGTTCTCCTCGCCGGTATCGGGCGGCTGGTGTCCATCAGCCAGGTCGGGATTCCCGAGCCTGCGGCCGTGTGGCTGGGCTATCTCGTCCCGGAGCTCCTGCTGCCGATCGTCATCGCTGCCGCACACCGGGCCACCCGACGCGATGGGCAGGCGGCGAACCCATGA
- a CDS encoding TIR domain-containing protein translates to MAALRSKLFLSYSKADTEWRDAFQRQLSAMFVSDDLWIDCESIPWGGDWEHEIRRAIAGARCALVLLTPAYLDIGRYARRELALLLAQSPPLKVLPVLVEDCPWSAVDKLERTQLVRWPGGVRVVGEGREEIAPLAESPHRDRSIIDICERARKEMGVVGQTRPEQMDALFDATQDALSEGIELQEAVHSGTFSVVYRAKLHDEIVAVKAVPDAPRQNRIRQIVTEALPKVHKLTDAAFIRVRDSNIDTEPHYFVMDYVDWPTIEQRLPTLPGHRVDAHTVAVVLAQVARAHRDAHDVGLLVGPLTLGSIHADERWQVRLSPLRIEGVLARAASMSTGQTMNWDALTYLAPEVSAGYPQDSADRRHLDALDQYYLGLLGLELLLGRPPCDVNRFDDLAIKARFFDDPRAFFDDGRGEAESWIDTHPALAYLLIRLLAREPEARLGSSEAVARDLDALAQERLPDSLRRQLDLDLDQIMTPDFADAFYVRLFSARPELSLRFSDRARQAHMLAAALPDLLAFDPEFPKNSRFAQLADKHAAYGIDGEDVEAFRSSFLAEVDEVFGSRAGHVEAWRAALDRGLGALGARLAGTGAAGAAAAR, encoded by the coding sequence ATGGCGGCATTGCGATCGAAGCTGTTCCTGAGCTACAGCAAGGCGGACACCGAGTGGCGTGATGCGTTCCAGCGCCAGTTGAGCGCGATGTTCGTCTCCGACGACCTGTGGATCGACTGCGAGTCCATCCCGTGGGGCGGCGACTGGGAGCACGAGATCCGGCGCGCCATTGCCGGGGCGCGCTGCGCGCTGGTGCTGCTCACGCCCGCCTACCTCGACATCGGCCGCTACGCGCGGCGCGAGCTCGCGTTGCTTCTGGCGCAGTCGCCGCCGCTCAAGGTGCTGCCGGTGCTGGTCGAGGATTGCCCATGGAGCGCCGTGGACAAGCTGGAGCGCACCCAGCTCGTGCGCTGGCCCGGCGGCGTGCGCGTCGTCGGCGAAGGGCGCGAGGAGATCGCGCCGCTGGCGGAGTCGCCGCACCGCGACCGCTCGATCATCGACATCTGCGAGCGCGCCCGCAAGGAGATGGGGGTGGTCGGACAGACCCGGCCCGAGCAGATGGACGCGCTGTTCGACGCCACGCAGGATGCGCTGAGCGAAGGCATCGAGCTGCAGGAGGCGGTTCACAGCGGCACCTTCTCGGTGGTCTACCGCGCCAAGCTGCACGACGAGATCGTCGCGGTGAAGGCGGTGCCCGACGCACCCCGCCAGAACCGAATCCGCCAGATCGTCACCGAGGCCTTGCCCAAGGTGCACAAGCTCACCGATGCGGCCTTCATCCGCGTGCGCGATTCCAACATCGACACCGAGCCGCACTACTTCGTGATGGACTACGTCGACTGGCCGACGATAGAGCAGCGCCTGCCCACCTTGCCGGGCCACCGGGTCGACGCGCACACCGTGGCCGTCGTGCTGGCGCAAGTGGCCCGCGCGCACCGCGATGCGCATGATGTCGGGCTGCTCGTCGGCCCGCTGACGCTGGGCAGCATCCATGCCGACGAGCGCTGGCAGGTGCGGCTGTCGCCGCTGCGCATCGAAGGCGTGCTGGCGCGCGCGGCCAGCATGTCGACCGGCCAGACGATGAACTGGGATGCGCTCACCTACCTCGCGCCCGAGGTGAGCGCCGGATACCCGCAGGACAGCGCCGACCGTCGGCACCTGGACGCGCTCGACCAGTACTACCTCGGCCTGCTGGGCCTCGAGCTGCTGCTCGGGCGGCCGCCGTGCGACGTGAACCGCTTCGACGACCTGGCGATCAAGGCCCGCTTCTTCGACGACCCGCGTGCCTTCTTCGACGACGGCCGCGGCGAGGCGGAGAGCTGGATCGACACCCATCCCGCGCTGGCCTACCTGCTGATCCGCCTGCTCGCGCGCGAGCCCGAAGCGCGCCTGGGCAGCAGCGAAGCGGTGGCGCGCGACCTGGACGCGCTGGCGCAAGAGCGGCTGCCCGATTCGCTGCGCCGGCAGCTCGACCTCGACCTCGACCAGATCATGACGCCGGACTTCGCCGACGCCTTCTACGTGCGCCTGTTCAGCGCCCGGCCCGAGCTGTCGCTGCGCTTCTCCGACCGCGCGCGGCAGGCCCACATGCTGGCCGCCGCGCTGCCCGACCTCCTGGCCTTCGATCCGGAGTTTCCGAAGAACTCGCGCTTCGCGCAGCTGGCCGACAAGCATGCGGCCTACGGCATCGACGGTGAGGATGTCGAGGCCTTCCGCTCGAGTTTTCTCGCGGAGGTGGACGAGGTGTTCGGCAGCCGGGCGGGGCATGTGGAGGCCTGGCGCGCGGCGCTGGATCGCGGGCTGGGGGCACTCGGGGCGAGGCTCGCCGGGACCGGCGCCGCAGGAGCCGCGGCAGCGCGGTGA
- a CDS encoding vanadium-dependent haloperoxidase, giving the protein MHSEQRIPAARGWVALLLAGLAFDASADVIADWNIKTGELIAEAKLGTPPAVRVMALVQTAAYEAVKGAQGTSVDAAVAAAHRITLSKLMPGQQAAIDAACQAALAAIAEGPAKAGGIAAGEKAAAAVLAQRADEGAAAPEAYRPHTSAGAYVPTAMPAVPQWQQRKPWLMTGAAQFRPGPPPALSSETWARDFNEVKALGGKNSTRRTAEQTEIARFWEYSLPAIYHGMVRSVANQPGRDTLRNARLFAAAAQAMDDGLIGVFDAKYHYNFWRPATAIRNGDIDGHDATERDASWTPFIDTPMHPEYPSAHSVLAAAVGAVIQAEVGSATMPVLSTTSPTAKGASRRWSSVDEMTREVANARVYEGVHYRTSTEAGTAMGRRIGELAVETHLRLPH; this is encoded by the coding sequence ATGCATTCAGAACAACGGATTCCGGCCGCTCGCGGCTGGGTGGCATTGCTGCTCGCCGGATTGGCTTTCGACGCCAGCGCCGACGTGATCGCCGACTGGAACATCAAGACGGGCGAGCTGATCGCCGAAGCCAAGCTCGGCACTCCCCCCGCCGTGCGCGTGATGGCGCTGGTGCAGACCGCTGCCTACGAGGCGGTCAAGGGGGCGCAGGGCACTTCCGTCGATGCCGCCGTGGCGGCCGCGCACCGCATCACGCTGTCCAAGCTGATGCCGGGACAGCAGGCGGCCATCGACGCCGCCTGCCAGGCGGCGCTGGCGGCGATCGCCGAGGGACCCGCCAAGGCGGGCGGCATCGCGGCCGGCGAGAAGGCCGCGGCGGCCGTGCTGGCGCAGCGCGCCGACGAGGGCGCCGCGGCGCCCGAGGCGTACCGGCCCCACACCTCCGCCGGCGCCTACGTCCCGACCGCCATGCCCGCGGTCCCGCAGTGGCAGCAGCGCAAGCCCTGGCTGATGACCGGTGCGGCCCAGTTCCGGCCCGGACCGCCGCCGGCCCTGTCGAGCGAGACCTGGGCGCGCGACTTCAACGAGGTGAAGGCGCTCGGCGGCAAGAACAGCACGCGGCGCACCGCGGAGCAGACCGAGATCGCGCGCTTCTGGGAATACTCATTGCCGGCCATCTACCACGGCATGGTGCGCTCCGTGGCGAACCAGCCGGGACGCGACACGCTGCGCAATGCACGCCTGTTCGCTGCCGCGGCGCAGGCGATGGACGACGGGCTGATCGGCGTCTTCGACGCGAAGTACCACTACAACTTCTGGCGGCCTGCCACTGCGATCCGCAACGGCGACATCGACGGCCACGACGCCACGGAGCGCGATGCCTCGTGGACGCCCTTCATCGACACGCCGATGCACCCCGAGTACCCGAGCGCCCACAGCGTGCTCGCAGCGGCGGTCGGCGCGGTGATCCAGGCAGAGGTCGGCAGCGCGACGATGCCGGTCCTCAGCACCACCAGCCCGACGGCGAAGGGCGCCTCGCGGCGCTGGTCCAGCGTCGACGAGATGACGCGCGAGGTGGCGAACGCGCGGGTCTACGAAGGCGTGCACTACCGCACGTCGACCGAGGCCGGGACGGCGATGGGACGCAGGATCGGCGAGCTGGCGGTGGAGACGCACCTGCGGCTGCCGCACTGA
- a CDS encoding LysR family transcriptional regulator — protein MNSIALPPAGRLDSRDLRLILALAAARSTAAAAASLHLTQPAVSRALLAAEDKLGVRLFDRTPRGLSPTSAGRVVLDGAPGLLTGLHDLEARLRGRELPQQRLRLVCECYTAYHWMPSALQGLRASLPGIDLQMALECTADPIAALHAGDIDAALISEAPTPRSRRLVDKPLFADEVVFVMAASHRLAARGALTRADLRDEVLLSSRLPTRDMGWFNKPLAAPREAALRWQVLPLTEAIVDFARAGMGIGVLSEWVAEPHLRRGDVVARRLASGPLRRPWRLVWRKEAEDAALALWQVLHKAAPRIVGLPRVRARA, from the coding sequence GTGAACAGCATTGCGTTGCCGCCTGCCGGGCGCCTCGACAGCCGCGACCTTCGCCTGATCCTGGCGCTGGCCGCCGCGCGCTCCACCGCGGCCGCTGCCGCCAGCCTGCATCTCACGCAGCCGGCGGTGAGCCGCGCGCTGCTCGCCGCGGAAGACAAGCTCGGCGTGCGCCTGTTCGATCGAACGCCGCGCGGCCTGTCGCCCACCTCGGCCGGCCGCGTCGTGCTCGACGGCGCGCCCGGGCTGCTGACCGGGCTGCACGACCTCGAAGCGCGCCTGCGCGGTCGCGAGCTGCCGCAACAGCGGCTGCGCCTGGTGTGCGAGTGCTACACGGCCTATCACTGGATGCCGAGCGCCCTGCAGGGCCTGCGTGCAAGCCTGCCCGGCATCGACCTGCAGATGGCGCTCGAATGCACGGCCGATCCGATCGCCGCGCTGCACGCCGGCGACATCGACGCCGCGCTGATCAGCGAAGCGCCCACGCCGCGCAGCCGCCGGCTGGTCGACAAGCCCCTCTTCGCCGACGAGGTGGTGTTCGTCATGGCCGCCTCGCACCGGCTGGCCGCACGTGGCGCGCTCACCCGCGCCGACCTGCGCGACGAGGTGCTGCTGAGCTCCCGCCTGCCCACCCGCGACATGGGCTGGTTCAACAAGCCCCTGGCCGCGCCGCGCGAGGCGGCGCTGCGCTGGCAGGTGCTGCCGCTCACGGAGGCCATCGTCGATTTCGCGCGCGCCGGCATGGGCATCGGCGTGCTCTCGGAATGGGTGGCCGAACCGCACCTGCGCCGCGGCGACGTGGTCGCCCGGCGCCTCGCCTCGGGTCCGCTGCGCCGCCCCTGGCGGCTGGTCTGGCGCAAGGAGGCCGAAGACGCGGCGCTGGCGTTGTGGCAGGTGCTGCACAAGGCCGCGCCGCGCATCGTCGGCCTGCCGCGGGTGCGGGCGAGGGCCTGA
- a CDS encoding nuclear transport factor 2 family protein — MSTLPFVATTLSKDFIMTADPRSTAEVLQRFNQAFLDHDPSLLPELIAADCVVERAQPTAEGTHLVGRAACLASWQAIAADRAGVFTLEDVVVCGDRGLVFWEYRSGADPGRVSRGLNVMTVRDGLIVEGRGYMKAKG; from the coding sequence ATGTCCACACTGCCCTTCGTTGCCACCACGCTTTCGAAGGACTTCATCATGACCGCCGACCCGCGCAGCACCGCCGAGGTGCTGCAACGCTTCAACCAGGCCTTTCTCGATCACGATCCATCGCTGCTGCCCGAGCTCATCGCCGCCGACTGCGTCGTCGAGCGCGCCCAGCCGACAGCCGAGGGCACGCACCTCGTGGGCCGCGCCGCCTGCCTGGCCTCGTGGCAGGCCATCGCGGCCGACCGCGCCGGCGTGTTCACGCTGGAGGACGTGGTCGTGTGCGGTGATCGGGGGCTCGTCTTCTGGGAGTACCGCAGCGGAGCCGATCCGGGCCGCGTCTCGCGCGGGCTGAACGTGATGACCGTGCGCGACGGCCTCATCGTCGAGGGCCGCGGCTACATGAAGGCCAAGGGCTGA
- a CDS encoding GNAT family N-acetyltransferase, translating into MTDDIIVRRVGANEAAACVDALADLLIDCVEGGASVSFMWPLPREKAQAFWRGVADGVARGERVLLIAEQADGRIVGTVQLVTSLPDNQPHRGDVAKMLVHRGARRRGIAQRLMTALDATARDEGKTVLVLDTVTGGAAERLYQRAGWQRVGDVPKYALMPNGGFCSTTFFYKHL; encoded by the coding sequence ATGACCGACGACATCATCGTGCGGCGCGTCGGCGCCAATGAAGCCGCGGCCTGCGTCGACGCCCTGGCCGATCTGCTGATCGACTGCGTCGAGGGCGGCGCCTCGGTCAGCTTCATGTGGCCGCTGCCGCGGGAGAAGGCGCAGGCGTTCTGGCGCGGCGTGGCCGACGGCGTCGCGCGCGGCGAGCGGGTGCTGCTGATCGCCGAGCAGGCCGACGGCCGCATCGTCGGCACCGTGCAGCTCGTCACGTCGCTGCCCGACAACCAGCCGCACCGCGGCGACGTGGCGAAGATGCTGGTCCACCGCGGCGCGCGCCGGCGCGGCATCGCGCAGCGCTTGATGACGGCGCTGGACGCCACGGCACGCGACGAGGGAAAGACGGTGCTGGTGCTCGACACGGTGACCGGTGGCGCTGCCGAGCGGCTCTACCAGCGGGCCGGCTGGCAGCGGGTGGGGGATGTGCCGAAATACGCGTTGATGCCCAACGGCGGGTTCTGCTCGACGACGTTCTTCTACAAGCACCTGTGA
- a CDS encoding XRE family transcriptional regulator, translating to MDINARIARRVHELRDARGYSLDALAERSGVSRSNISLIERGGSSPTAAVLDKLAAGLGVTLASLFEDSRAPAAGPSPLARVAEQPVWTDPASGYIRRNLSPPLRSPLQLVDVIFPPGQRVAYDGAPRDPEVHQQVWMIDGVMELTVGDAAWRLESGDCLAMRLDRPIVYRNPSRKPARYLVALATLPFSPSRRNG from the coding sequence ATGGACATCAATGCCCGCATTGCCCGCCGGGTGCACGAACTGCGCGACGCCCGCGGCTATTCGCTCGATGCGCTGGCCGAGCGCAGCGGCGTCAGCCGCTCCAACATCTCGCTGATCGAGCGCGGCGGCAGCAGCCCCACCGCCGCGGTGCTCGACAAGCTCGCCGCCGGGCTGGGTGTCACCCTGGCGTCGCTGTTCGAGGACAGCAGGGCGCCAGCGGCCGGGCCGTCGCCGTTGGCGCGCGTCGCCGAGCAGCCGGTGTGGACCGACCCGGCGTCGGGCTACATCCGCCGCAACCTGTCGCCGCCCCTGCGCTCGCCGCTGCAGCTCGTCGACGTGATCTTTCCGCCCGGCCAGCGTGTCGCCTACGACGGTGCGCCGCGCGACCCCGAGGTGCACCAGCAGGTGTGGATGATCGACGGCGTGATGGAGCTCACGGTGGGCGACGCGGCCTGGCGACTCGAATCGGGCGACTGTCTCGCAATGCGCCTGGACCGTCCCATCGTCTACCGCAATCCTTCCCGCAAGCCGGCGCGCTACCTGGTGGCGCTGGCGACGCTTCCCTTCAGCCCTTCCCGGAGAAACGGATGA
- a CDS encoding YgjV family protein → MATDLLIHATGLTALVVNVIALIRTCERSLRMQSGVAGVIWALNNLLLGAHTAAALSLVSAGRTATSAATLQCGARLRLMVFTGFAVLTLAIGATTWTGWSSMLLTCASLLSTYAVFYLSGARLRCTMLLVSVLWMHHAWSHGSWEQMAANVITAAAALFGAWRMEGHAIRVDRWLSLVRRNCHSRAA, encoded by the coding sequence ATGGCGACCGACCTGCTGATCCATGCGACCGGCCTCACCGCCCTCGTCGTCAACGTCATCGCGCTGATCCGCACCTGCGAACGCTCGCTGCGGATGCAGTCGGGCGTCGCCGGCGTCATCTGGGCGCTCAACAACCTGCTGCTGGGTGCCCACACGGCCGCGGCGCTGAGCCTGGTCAGCGCCGGCCGCACCGCCACATCGGCGGCAACGCTGCAATGCGGCGCCCGGCTGCGCCTCATGGTGTTCACCGGCTTCGCCGTGCTGACGCTTGCCATCGGTGCGACCACCTGGACGGGCTGGTCCTCGATGCTGCTGACCTGCGCCTCCCTGTTGTCCACCTACGCGGTCTTCTACCTGAGCGGCGCGCGCCTGCGCTGCACGATGCTGCTGGTGTCGGTGCTCTGGATGCATCACGCCTGGAGCCACGGCTCCTGGGAACAGATGGCCGCCAACGTCATCACCGCCGCCGCGGCGCTGTTCGGCGCGTGGCGCATGGAAGGTCACGCCATCCGCGTCGACAGGTGGCTGTCCCTGGTGCGCAGGAACTGCCACAGTCGCGCGGCGTAG
- a CDS encoding glutathione S-transferase family protein gives METLELVSHPLCPYVQRAAIALAEKGVAFRRTTIDLAAKPDWFIALSPLGKVPLLRTGGEVLFESAAILEYLEDTVAPALHPASPMARARHRGWIEFGSGVLDDIWRFYTAADAEALDERAAVLRRKFERLEEALGEGPYFAGERFSLVDAVFGPVFRYWDVFDRIADFGVFAGLAKVAAWRAALAARPSVRDAVSSDYAARLWQFLRTRDSHLSTRMA, from the coding sequence ATGGAAACGCTCGAGCTCGTGAGCCACCCGCTGTGCCCGTACGTGCAGCGCGCGGCCATCGCCTTGGCGGAGAAGGGCGTTGCCTTTCGCCGCACCACCATCGACCTGGCCGCCAAGCCCGACTGGTTCATCGCCCTGTCGCCCCTGGGCAAGGTGCCGCTGCTGCGCACCGGCGGCGAAGTCCTGTTCGAGTCGGCCGCCATCCTGGAGTACCTCGAGGACACCGTGGCGCCGGCGCTGCATCCGGCCTCGCCGATGGCCCGCGCGCGGCACCGCGGATGGATCGAATTCGGATCGGGTGTGCTCGACGACATCTGGCGCTTCTACACGGCGGCCGACGCCGAGGCGCTGGACGAGCGGGCGGCGGTGCTGCGGCGCAAGTTCGAGCGGCTGGAGGAGGCGCTGGGCGAAGGACCGTACTTCGCCGGGGAGCGCTTCAGCCTGGTCGATGCCGTTTTCGGGCCCGTGTTCCGCTACTGGGACGTCTTCGATCGCATCGCCGACTTCGGCGTCTTCGCGGGCTTGGCCAAGGTGGCGGCATGGCGCGCCGCGCTGGCCGCACGGCCCTCGGTGCGCGATGCGGTCTCGAGCGACTACGCCGCGCGACTGTGGCAGTTCCTGCGCACCAGGGACAGCCACCTGTCGACGCGGATGGCGTGA
- the gstA gene encoding glutathione transferase GstA, which produces MKLYYAPGVCSLSPHIALREAGLEAQLVKVDIAKHTLADGSDYRQVNPLGYVPVLVLDDGEQLQEGPAIVQYIADLAPASGLAPAAGTMERYRLQSWLAFVNSELHKASAPLFDPSTPAAVKDAVRAKFATRLDWVAQRLGEQAYLLGDRFSVADGYLFTVLSWGPFIGIDLARWPVLKAYHERVGSRPAVKAAMRAEGLLR; this is translated from the coding sequence ATGAAGCTCTATTACGCCCCCGGTGTCTGCTCGCTGTCGCCGCACATCGCGTTGCGGGAAGCGGGCCTCGAAGCCCAGCTCGTCAAGGTCGACATCGCCAAGCACACGCTGGCCGACGGATCCGACTATCGACAGGTGAACCCGCTCGGCTACGTGCCGGTGCTGGTGCTCGACGACGGCGAGCAGCTCCAGGAAGGCCCGGCCATCGTGCAATACATCGCCGACCTGGCGCCGGCGTCCGGCCTCGCGCCGGCCGCCGGAACGATGGAGCGCTACCGCCTGCAGTCGTGGCTCGCCTTCGTCAACTCGGAGCTGCACAAGGCCTCGGCGCCGCTGTTCGATCCCTCGACGCCGGCAGCGGTGAAGGACGCCGTGCGCGCCAAGTTCGCGACGCGGCTCGACTGGGTCGCGCAGCGGCTGGGCGAGCAGGCCTACCTGCTCGGCGACCGGTTCAGCGTTGCCGACGGCTATCTTTTCACCGTGCTGAGCTGGGGCCCCTTCATCGGCATCGACCTCGCCCGCTGGCCGGTGCTCAAGGCCTATCACGAGCGTGTCGGCAGCCGTCCCGCCGTCAAGGCGGCGATGCGCGCCGAAGGCCTGCTGCGCTGA